In one Sphingobium indicum B90A genomic region, the following are encoded:
- the rnhA gene encoding ribonuclease HI: MSDLPQVEIFTDGACKGNPGPGGWGAVLRFGEKEKEISGGEAQTTNNRMEMMAAVQALETLKRPCRVTLHTDSKYVMDGITKWVFGWQKNGWKTADRKPVKNAELWQELVRAAARHKVTWQWVKGHAGHPENERADQLACAAAEQFRK; this comes from the coding sequence ATGAGCGACCTTCCGCAGGTCGAAATCTTCACCGACGGCGCGTGCAAGGGCAATCCCGGCCCCGGCGGCTGGGGCGCGGTGCTGCGCTTCGGAGAGAAGGAGAAGGAAATCTCCGGCGGGGAAGCGCAGACGACCAACAACCGCATGGAGATGATGGCGGCCGTGCAGGCGCTGGAGACGTTGAAGCGCCCCTGCCGGGTGACGCTCCATACCGACAGCAAATATGTGATGGACGGCATCACGAAATGGGTCTTCGGCTGGCAGAAGAATGGCTGGAAGACCGCCGACAGGAAGCCGGTGAAGAATGCGGAGCTCTGGCAGGAACTGGTCAGGGCCGCGGCGCGCCACAAGGTGACGTGGCAGTGGGTGAAGGGCCATGCCGGCCACCCCGAAAATGAGCGGGCCGACCAACTCGCCTGCGCGGCGGCGGAGCAATTTCGGAAATAG
- the thrB gene encoding homoserine kinase has translation MAVYTQVPAEEIDAFLTRYDAGRLVSAKGIAEGVENSNYLLETTGHDGALGSGGGHRYILTLYEKRVDEADLPFFMDLLDHLGARGCLVPRFIADREGKRLQQLAGRPACLIEFLTGISVTEPTVGQARAAGAALGEMHRAAEGFTGERRNALDLPGWHELAAKCGEDFDRIAPGLGARVADELAFLDAHWPADLPRSVIHADLFPDNVLMLGDEVTGLIDFYFSCTDIRAYDLAVTHSAWSFSHDGATCHGDRAAALCAGYRETHGLTEAERAAFPVLCRGAALRFLLTRAYDWINTPADALVTRKDPLAYLRRLEFYASADPAVLLGA, from the coding sequence ATGGCCGTCTATACCCAGGTTCCCGCCGAAGAGATCGACGCTTTCCTCACTCGCTACGACGCCGGACGCCTCGTTTCCGCCAAGGGCATCGCGGAGGGGGTGGAGAACAGCAACTACCTGCTCGAAACCACCGGCCATGACGGCGCCTTGGGTTCCGGGGGAGGCCACCGCTATATCCTGACCCTCTATGAAAAGCGGGTGGACGAGGCGGACCTGCCCTTCTTCATGGACCTGCTCGACCATCTGGGCGCGCGCGGCTGCCTGGTCCCGCGCTTCATCGCGGATCGGGAGGGGAAGCGGCTTCAGCAGCTCGCCGGCCGCCCCGCCTGCCTGATCGAATTCCTGACCGGCATCTCCGTGACCGAGCCGACCGTGGGCCAGGCCCGCGCAGCGGGCGCCGCGCTGGGCGAGATGCATCGCGCGGCGGAGGGCTTCACCGGCGAGCGACGCAATGCCCTCGACCTGCCCGGCTGGCATGAACTGGCGGCGAAATGCGGCGAGGATTTCGACCGGATCGCCCCCGGCCTGGGTGCGCGGGTGGCGGACGAACTGGCCTTCCTCGACGCGCATTGGCCCGCCGACCTGCCCCGGTCGGTGATCCATGCCGATCTCTTCCCCGACAATGTGCTGATGCTGGGCGATGAAGTGACGGGCCTCATCGACTTCTATTTCAGTTGCACCGACATCCGCGCCTACGACCTGGCCGTCACGCACAGCGCCTGGTCGTTCAGCCATGACGGCGCGACCTGCCATGGGGATCGGGCGGCGGCGCTCTGCGCCGGCTATCGGGAAACGCATGGGCTGACCGAAGCGGAACGCGCCGCCTTTCCCGTCCTCTGCCGGGGCGCGGCGCTCCGCTTCCTGTTGACCCGCGCCTATGACTGGATCAACACGCCCGCCGACGCGCTGGTGACGCGCAAGGATCCGCTCGCCTATCTGCGCCGCCTGGAATTCTACGCCAGCGCCGATCCGGCCGTGCTGCTCGGCGCATGA
- the ispH gene encoding 4-hydroxy-3-methylbut-2-enyl diphosphate reductase: MTALPPMKLLIAAPRGFCAGVDRAIVIVERAIEKYGAPVYVRHEIVHNKYVVDGLKAKGAIFVEELDQVPDGVPVVFSAHGVPKTVPAQAEQRGLDYLDATCPLVSKVHRQAERQVEAGRHILFIGHRGHPEVIGTFGQVEPGHMTLIETVEDAEAFTPADPDNLAFLTQTTLSVDDTAAIVAALQRRFPAIQAPKGEDICYATSNRQAAVKAIAARCDAVYVIGAPNSSNSLRLVEVAEREGTPARLIQRADEIDFAWLEGVGTLGLTAGASAPEVLVREVVGRIGERFRVAEEQVETARESIAFKLPRGLEAA; this comes from the coding sequence ATGACCGCCCTTCCGCCCATGAAGCTGCTGATCGCCGCCCCGCGCGGCTTTTGCGCCGGTGTCGACCGCGCCATCGTGATCGTCGAAAGGGCGATCGAGAAATATGGCGCGCCGGTCTATGTCCGGCATGAGATCGTCCACAACAAATATGTGGTCGACGGGCTGAAGGCGAAGGGCGCGATCTTCGTGGAGGAACTGGACCAGGTTCCCGACGGCGTGCCCGTGGTCTTTTCCGCCCATGGCGTGCCCAAGACGGTGCCGGCCCAGGCGGAGCAGCGCGGGCTCGACTATCTGGACGCCACCTGCCCGCTGGTCAGCAAGGTTCACCGCCAGGCCGAACGGCAGGTGGAGGCGGGACGCCATATCCTTTTCATCGGGCACCGGGGCCATCCGGAGGTGATCGGCACCTTCGGTCAGGTCGAGCCGGGGCATATGACCCTTATCGAAACGGTGGAGGATGCGGAGGCCTTCACCCCTGCCGATCCCGACAATCTCGCCTTCCTGACGCAGACGACGCTGTCGGTCGACGACACCGCCGCCATCGTCGCCGCGCTCCAGCGCCGCTTCCCGGCCATCCAAGCGCCCAAGGGGGAGGACATCTGCTACGCCACCTCCAACCGGCAGGCGGCGGTGAAGGCCATCGCCGCCCGATGCGACGCCGTCTATGTGATCGGCGCGCCCAACAGCTCCAATTCGCTGCGGCTGGTCGAGGTGGCGGAGCGCGAAGGCACGCCGGCCCGCCTGATCCAGCGGGCTGACGAGATCGACTTCGCCTGGCTGGAGGGCGTCGGCACGCTGGGCCTCACAGCCGGGGCATCCGCACCCGAAGTGCTGGTGCGCGAGGTGGTGGGCCGGATCGGCGAGCGATTCCGCGTGGCCGAGGAACAGGTCGAAACCGCCCGCGAAAGCATTGCCTTCAAGCTCCCCCGCGGACTGGAGGCGGCGTAG
- the argS gene encoding arginine--tRNA ligase — translation MSLYNRFTAHLDAVLDALEADGTLPAGLNRKPVTVEPPRDASHGDLATNAAMVLAKPAGSNPRALAEKIAAGLERLDEVEGASIAGPGFINLRLTDATWRAELAAIHAEAEDYGRSSTGAGVTVNVEYVSANPTGPMHMGHCRGAVVGDALATLLEHVGHKVIREYYINDAGGQVDVLARSAHVRYREALGETVGEIPEGLYPGDYLVPVGQALAAEYGDRYVGAPESEWLVLFRTKAVAAMMEMIRSDLALLGIHHDIFSSEAELQAAGKPEAAEKWLREHDLVYDGVLEAPKGETPEDWEPVELPLFRSTRFGDDQDRPIRKSNGSWTYFGADMAYHYQKAQTADQLIDIWGADHGGTVKRIQAAVAALTEGKARFDVKLIQMVRLLRDGEPVKMSKRAGNFVTLADVVREVGKDVVRFTMLTRKADAQMDFDFAKVVEASKDNPVFYVQYAHARISSLGRRAEEAGIALPAPDLSRLGTEELGLVKLAAQFPRVVEGAALAREPHRIAFYLNDLASAFHGWWNLGNDNPRARVILTDDPATTSARLFLSRGIGQIIRNGLALMGVAALTEMQ, via the coding sequence GTGTCTCTTTACAACCGCTTCACCGCCCATCTCGACGCCGTGCTCGACGCGCTGGAGGCCGACGGCACGCTGCCCGCCGGCCTCAACCGCAAGCCGGTGACGGTCGAGCCGCCGCGCGATGCCAGCCATGGCGACCTGGCCACCAACGCCGCCATGGTGCTGGCCAAGCCCGCCGGCAGCAATCCGCGCGCGCTGGCGGAGAAGATCGCCGCGGGCCTGGAGAGGCTGGACGAGGTGGAGGGCGCGTCCATCGCCGGACCCGGCTTCATCAACCTCAGGCTGACCGACGCCACCTGGCGCGCCGAACTGGCCGCCATCCATGCCGAGGCGGAGGATTATGGCCGCTCCTCGACAGGCGCGGGCGTGACGGTGAACGTCGAATATGTCTCCGCCAACCCGACCGGACCCATGCATATGGGTCATTGCCGGGGCGCGGTGGTGGGCGACGCGCTCGCCACGCTGCTGGAGCATGTCGGGCACAAGGTGATCCGCGAATATTATATCAACGACGCGGGCGGGCAGGTGGACGTGCTCGCCCGGTCTGCGCATGTCCGCTATCGCGAGGCATTGGGCGAGACCGTGGGAGAGATTCCCGAAGGCCTCTATCCCGGCGATTATCTGGTGCCGGTGGGGCAGGCGCTGGCCGCCGAATATGGCGACAGATATGTGGGCGCGCCGGAGAGCGAATGGCTGGTCCTCTTCCGCACAAAGGCGGTCGCCGCGATGATGGAGATGATCCGCAGCGACCTAGCGCTGCTGGGCATCCATCACGACATCTTCTCCTCCGAGGCGGAATTGCAGGCGGCGGGAAAGCCGGAGGCGGCCGAAAAATGGCTGCGCGAGCATGACCTGGTCTATGACGGCGTGCTGGAAGCGCCCAAGGGCGAAACGCCGGAGGATTGGGAGCCGGTCGAGCTGCCGCTGTTCCGCTCGACCAGGTTCGGCGACGATCAGGACCGCCCGATCAGGAAGTCCAACGGAAGCTGGACCTATTTCGGCGCCGACATGGCCTATCATTACCAGAAGGCGCAGACGGCCGACCAGTTGATCGACATCTGGGGCGCGGACCATGGCGGCACGGTGAAGCGCATCCAGGCCGCCGTCGCCGCGCTGACGGAAGGAAAGGCGCGGTTCGACGTCAAGCTGATCCAGATGGTCCGCCTGCTGCGCGACGGCGAGCCGGTGAAGATGTCCAAGCGCGCGGGCAATTTCGTGACTTTGGCCGATGTGGTGCGCGAAGTGGGCAAGGATGTGGTCCGCTTCACCATGCTGACGCGCAAGGCCGACGCGCAGATGGACTTCGACTTCGCCAAGGTGGTGGAGGCGTCGAAGGACAATCCCGTCTTCTATGTGCAATATGCCCATGCGCGGATTAGCTCGCTCGGACGGCGGGCGGAGGAGGCGGGGATCGCCCTGCCGGCGCCCGACCTGTCCCGCCTTGGGACGGAGGAATTGGGGCTGGTGAAGCTGGCCGCGCAGTTCCCCCGCGTGGTGGAGGGGGCTGCCCTGGCCCGCGAACCGCATCGTATTGCCTTTTATCTCAACGACTTGGCTTCGGCCTTCCATGGCTGGTGGAATCTGGGCAATGACAACCCGCGGGCGCGGGTCATACTGACGGACGATCCGGCCACCACCTCTGCGCGGCTTTTCTTGAGCCGTGGAATCGGGCAGATCATCCGCAACGGGTTGGCGCTGATGGGCGTTGCGGCCCTGACAGAGATGCAATGA
- a CDS encoding SPOR domain-containing protein produces the protein MGDYARGRLDLDDEERLPWLEPAIEDEEEPGLSPLRLLGFILFGLVLIGAVVAGVWLIQNRTGGAGGEGKLIAAPAGDYKIPAQEADARKFDGEGDASYAASEGVARDGRIDPTRVPEAPITPTGTADNARPAVKGKPSQSVTARVADETSARPATAAARPAGGGMIQLGAYGNQAFAKDAWKRLSKRFTYLEPLPMSIEQAEVGGSTVYRLRAAAGGQASTLCGKLKVAGESCMVVN, from the coding sequence ATGGGCGATTATGCGCGGGGAAGGCTGGACCTGGACGACGAGGAACGTCTGCCCTGGCTGGAACCCGCCATCGAGGATGAGGAGGAGCCGGGGTTGTCGCCGTTGCGGCTGCTGGGCTTCATCCTCTTTGGCCTGGTGCTGATCGGGGCGGTTGTCGCCGGGGTCTGGCTGATCCAGAACCGGACGGGCGGCGCCGGGGGCGAGGGCAAGCTGATCGCCGCGCCTGCCGGCGACTATAAGATTCCGGCCCAGGAAGCCGACGCCAGGAAGTTCGATGGCGAGGGCGACGCCAGCTATGCCGCGAGCGAGGGCGTGGCGCGCGACGGGCGAATCGATCCGACCCGCGTACCGGAGGCGCCGATCACGCCGACCGGGACGGCGGACAATGCGCGCCCCGCCGTAAAGGGCAAGCCGTCGCAGAGCGTCACGGCGCGAGTGGCGGACGAGACCAGCGCCAGGCCGGCGACGGCGGCTGCGCGGCCTGCGGGCGGCGGCATGATCCAGCTCGGCGCCTATGGCAACCAGGCTTTCGCCAAGGATGCGTGGAAGCGGCTGTCCAAGCGCTTCACCTATCTGGAGCCTTTGCCGATGTCGATCGAGCAGGCCGAGGTGGGCGGCAGCACCGTCTATCGCCTGCGCGCCGCGGCCGGCGGGCAGGCCAGCACGCTATGCGGCAAGCTCAAGGTCGCGGGCGAAAGCTGCATGGTGGTGAATTAG
- the nagZ gene encoding beta-N-acetylhexosaminidase: MKPVIFGLSGETLTSDERAFFADADPAGYILFRRNIVDRAQLRALTDDLRALHGRDDLLIMIDQEGGRVARMQAPVWPSFPPGAAFDRLYGIAPSSAIAAARANARAIAATLAEVGITVDALPLLDVRQEGASDIMGDRTLGAEPMRVAALGRAVIEGLADGGVVGIVKHMPGHGRAMVDSHHELPIVTADEDALAIDLAPFQALKDAPMGMTAHVVYTAWDPDLPASLSPSVIETIIRGRIGFDGLLMSDDLDMKALKGSIPELAAATVAAGCDLALNCWGRMDDMAGIAGLLPDIGAAAKARLDRAMASRRALPDGPPLEELIATRDALLAMAPA, translated from the coding sequence ATGAAACCCGTTATCTTCGGCCTTTCCGGCGAGACCCTGACTTCCGACGAACGCGCCTTCTTCGCGGACGCCGATCCGGCGGGTTACATCCTCTTCCGGCGCAATATCGTGGATCGGGCGCAGCTTCGCGCCCTGACCGACGATCTGCGCGCCTTGCATGGCCGCGACGATCTGCTCATCATGATCGACCAGGAAGGCGGCCGGGTGGCGCGGATGCAGGCGCCGGTCTGGCCCAGCTTTCCCCCCGGCGCGGCGTTCGACCGGCTCTATGGAATCGCCCCGTCCAGCGCCATCGCGGCCGCCCGCGCCAATGCGCGGGCCATTGCCGCGACATTGGCGGAAGTCGGCATCACCGTGGACGCGCTTCCGCTGCTGGACGTGCGGCAGGAAGGGGCGAGCGACATCATGGGAGACCGGACGCTGGGCGCGGAGCCGATGCGGGTCGCGGCCTTGGGGCGTGCCGTGATCGAAGGGCTGGCCGACGGCGGCGTGGTCGGCATCGTCAAGCATATGCCGGGCCATGGCCGGGCGATGGTCGACAGCCATCATGAACTGCCCATCGTCACCGCCGACGAGGATGCGCTGGCGATCGACCTCGCGCCGTTCCAGGCGTTGAAGGACGCGCCCATGGGGATGACCGCGCATGTCGTCTATACCGCCTGGGATCCCGACCTGCCGGCCAGCCTATCCCCTTCCGTGATCGAGACGATCATTCGCGGGCGGATCGGTTTCGACGGGCTGCTGATGTCCGACGACCTCGACATGAAGGCGCTCAAGGGCAGCATCCCCGAACTGGCGGCGGCGACGGTCGCGGCGGGTTGCGACCTGGCGCTCAACTGCTGGGGACGGATGGATGACATGGCCGGCATTGCCGGCCTTCTGCCGGACATCGGGGCGGCGGCGAAGGCACGGCTGGACCGGGCGATGGCGTCGAGACGCGCCCTGCCGGACGGCCCACCGCTGGAGGAACTGATCGCCACCCGCGACGCCCTGCTGGCGATGGCGCCGGCATGA
- a CDS encoding segregation and condensation protein A: MEDFFTPPAASRPDMLTVSFESWEGPLDLLLALARTQKVDLREISILALVEQYLAYIEGARKLKLELAADYLVMAAWLAYLKSSLLLPREAQPEPSPEELALRLQLRLQRLQAMREAGARLMARDRIGRDVFVREKPEGLRLVRKAKWAAGLFDLIQSYGQVRARTQPVVHMVAVRPVMTLDEAIQRVGALVGAAIDWTALEAFLPSGQDGPMARSALASSFVAALELARQGRLEIQQDGIFEPIFLRAAVPETTAGRLL, translated from the coding sequence ATGGAGGACTTCTTCACTCCTCCCGCGGCATCCCGGCCCGACATGCTGACCGTCAGCTTCGAAAGCTGGGAGGGGCCGCTCGACCTGTTGCTGGCGCTGGCGCGGACGCAGAAGGTCGACCTGCGCGAAATCTCCATCCTTGCGCTGGTCGAACAATATCTCGCCTATATCGAGGGCGCGCGGAAGCTGAAGCTGGAACTGGCGGCCGACTATCTGGTGATGGCGGCGTGGCTGGCCTATCTCAAATCCTCGCTGCTGCTGCCCAGGGAGGCGCAGCCCGAACCCAGCCCGGAGGAACTGGCGCTGCGGCTGCAATTGCGGCTCCAGCGGCTTCAGGCGATGCGGGAGGCGGGCGCCCGGCTGATGGCGCGCGACCGCATCGGCCGCGACGTGTTCGTCCGCGAAAAGCCCGAGGGGTTGCGGCTCGTCCGCAAGGCGAAATGGGCGGCCGGCCTGTTCGACCTCATCCAGTCCTATGGCCAGGTCCGCGCGCGGACTCAGCCGGTGGTGCACATGGTCGCGGTGCGGCCGGTCATGACCCTGGACGAGGCGATCCAGCGCGTCGGCGCGCTGGTGGGGGCGGCGATCGATTGGACCGCGCTTGAAGCCTTCCTGCCGAGCGGGCAGGATGGGCCGATGGCACGGTCGGCGCTGGCCAGCAGTTTCGTCGCCGCGCTGGAACTGGCGCGGCAGGGACGGCTGGAAATCCAGCAGGACGGGATTTTCGAACCCATATTCCTGCGCGCCGCCGTGCCCGAAACGACTGCGGGGCGCCTATTGTGA
- the scpB gene encoding SMC-Scp complex subunit ScpB, with amino-acid sequence MIEEQDDFLRAVEAVLFVSEQPLTPGELKLHVGEAGDLAAALAALSAHYAGRGVNLVERGGRWHFQTAGDLSHILRREKDETRKLSRAAMETLAIIAYHEPVSRAEIEAIRGVQVAKGTLDVLMEAGWIRPAGRREVPGRPLIYATTVEFLSHFGLGSRRDLPGIDDLRAAGLLDPVDLALEGLGAQSVVENDEEDA; translated from the coding sequence GTGATCGAGGAACAGGATGATTTCCTTCGCGCGGTGGAGGCGGTGCTGTTCGTGTCGGAACAGCCGCTGACGCCGGGCGAATTGAAGCTCCACGTGGGGGAGGCGGGCGACCTGGCTGCCGCGCTTGCGGCATTGAGCGCCCATTATGCGGGGCGCGGCGTCAATCTGGTCGAGCGGGGCGGGCGCTGGCATTTCCAGACGGCGGGCGACCTTTCCCATATCCTTCGCCGGGAAAAGGACGAGACGCGCAAGCTGTCCCGCGCCGCCATGGAGACGCTGGCGATCATTGCCTATCACGAACCCGTCAGCCGCGCGGAGATAGAGGCCATTCGCGGCGTCCAGGTGGCGAAAGGCACGCTGGACGTGCTGATGGAGGCGGGCTGGATCAGGCCCGCCGGGCGCCGGGAGGTGCCGGGAAGGCCGCTGATCTACGCCACCACGGTGGAATTTCTGTCCCATTTCGGCCTTGGCAGCCGCCGCGACCTGCCGGGTATCGACGATCTGCGGGCTGCCGGCCTGCTCGATCCGGTCGATTTGGCGCTTGAGGGTCTGGGAGCCCAATCCGTTGTGGAAAATGACGAGGAAGACGCCTAG
- a CDS encoding twin-arginine translocase TatA/TatE family subunit, which yields MGSFSLMHWVIVLLVVMLLFGGGRISGLMGDVAKGIKSFKKGMEDDDVPTKPATRIEGHRVPEQDAPTATEEKTKA from the coding sequence ATGGGTTCCTTTTCGCTGATGCACTGGGTCATCGTTCTCCTGGTGGTCATGCTGCTGTTCGGCGGCGGCCGCATTTCCGGGCTGATGGGTGACGTAGCCAAGGGCATCAAGAGCTTCAAGAAGGGCATGGAGGACGACGACGTTCCCACCAAGCCCGCCACGCGCATAGAGGGCCATCGCGTGCCCGAACAGGACGCGCCCACCGCGACGGAAGAAAAGACCAAGGCCTGA
- the tatB gene encoding Sec-independent protein translocase protein TatB, which yields MFGIDSSELLVIVIIAVIVIGPKDLPRALYKIGQIVGKAQGMARHFRTGIDAMVREVELEELEKKWAAQNKRIMEEHPPETAAAESVGEAVALPAPAAGSAAGEAPFLAEPEPAGEEPPPIARPAAEGPPYVAQEPARKGGAAA from the coding sequence ATGTTTGGCATCGATTCGTCTGAACTTCTGGTGATCGTCATCATCGCGGTGATCGTCATCGGCCCGAAGGATTTGCCCCGCGCGCTCTACAAGATCGGGCAGATCGTGGGCAAGGCGCAGGGCATGGCGCGCCATTTCCGCACCGGCATCGACGCGATGGTGCGCGAGGTCGAGCTGGAGGAGCTGGAGAAGAAATGGGCCGCGCAGAACAAGCGGATCATGGAGGAGCATCCCCCGGAAACCGCCGCGGCTGAAAGCGTCGGCGAAGCCGTCGCATTGCCTGCCCCCGCCGCCGGGTCGGCAGCCGGGGAGGCGCCCTTCCTCGCGGAACCGGAGCCGGCAGGCGAGGAGCCGCCCCCTATCGCTCGGCCCGCCGCGGAAGGGCCGCCCTATGTCGCGCAGGAACCCGCGCGGAAGGGCGGCGCTGCGGCATGA
- the tatC gene encoding twin-arginine translocase subunit TatC, producing MKDIDDSKAPLLDHLIELRGRLLKCVYALFITGAICFYFSEQLFAILVHPLKEAFGDAGGRLVYTKLYEAFFVQVKIAVFGAFCLSFPIIANQLWAFVAPGLYAKEKKALLPFLIATPFLFAMGASLAYFVVMPTAFHFFLEFQGNSSGLQVEALPSADSYLGLVMQFILAFGISFLMPVLLMLLNRAGFVSRAQLIGLRRYMIVAAFVLAAVLTPPDVVSQLMLAIPLLALYEITIVAIWFTDRKQSKDLATSEAADAAG from the coding sequence ATGAAGGACATCGACGACAGCAAGGCGCCTTTGCTCGACCATCTGATCGAGTTGCGCGGACGGCTGCTCAAATGCGTCTATGCGCTGTTCATCACGGGCGCGATCTGCTTCTATTTTTCCGAACAGTTGTTCGCGATCCTGGTCCATCCGCTCAAGGAAGCCTTTGGCGATGCCGGCGGGCGGCTGGTCTACACCAAGCTCTATGAAGCCTTTTTCGTTCAGGTGAAGATTGCGGTCTTCGGCGCTTTCTGCCTGTCCTTCCCGATCATCGCGAACCAGCTATGGGCCTTTGTCGCGCCGGGGCTTTACGCGAAGGAAAAGAAGGCGCTGCTGCCCTTCCTGATCGCCACGCCCTTCCTCTTCGCCATGGGCGCGTCGCTCGCCTATTTCGTGGTGATGCCGACGGCCTTCCACTTCTTCCTGGAATTCCAGGGGAACAGCAGCGGATTGCAGGTGGAGGCGCTGCCGAGCGCGGACAGCTATCTGGGGCTGGTGATGCAGTTCATCCTGGCCTTCGGCATCAGTTTCCTGATGCCGGTGCTGCTGATGCTGCTCAATCGCGCGGGTTTCGTGAGCCGGGCGCAGCTGATCGGCCTGCGCCGCTACATGATCGTGGCCGCCTTCGTGCTGGCGGCGGTGCTGACGCCGCCGGATGTTGTGTCGCAGCTCATGCTCGCGATCCCGCTGCTCGCGCTTTATGAAATCACCATCGTCGCCATCTGGTTCACCGACCGGAAGCAGTCGAAGGATCTGGCCACCAGCGAAGCGGCGGACGCCGCGGGGTGA
- a CDS encoding entericidin A/B family lipoprotein — protein MTRKILAALLLTGSLMVAACNTVEGAGKDVQSAGQAVENAAD, from the coding sequence ATGACCAGGAAGATATTAGCCGCCCTTCTGCTGACAGGTTCGCTGATGGTCGCGGCCTGCAACACGGTCGAGGGCGCGGGCAAGGACGTGCAGAGCGCCGGCCAGGCGGTCGAGAACGCCGCCGACTGA
- a CDS encoding cell wall hydrolase, translated as MRIFGANGAFKGQRAGARHGAVAALALIALAAPRLITAAPLDMLAAAQAQDDPAEKPGENFPGSAFFFAQGAFDPAPGAATLQSKHVLGLDAVEAAPAMAFRGLTALDSYRALNCLTSAIYYEAGNEPEDGQRAVAQVVLNRVRNPAWPRSVCGVIYQGSERTDYRCQFTFSCDGAMARMASAEGWARARRIAAQALSGLVYRPVGLATYYHTLAVRPEWAGAMRPVAVIGAHIFYRPAGAGGTAAAFRIAYSGRETQSGPARSAWPAKPPMFDPAVATPIIAPPSAALPLAGTAGAPPADAPGLPQSAVRPEYRNSGRPLI; from the coding sequence ATGCGGATTTTCGGCGCAAATGGGGCTTTTAAGGGCCAGCGGGCGGGAGCGAGGCACGGCGCCGTCGCGGCGTTGGCGCTGATCGCGCTCGCCGCGCCGCGCCTGATCACGGCGGCGCCGCTCGACATGCTGGCCGCCGCCCAGGCGCAGGATGACCCCGCCGAGAAGCCGGGCGAGAATTTCCCCGGATCGGCCTTTTTCTTCGCGCAGGGCGCCTTCGATCCAGCGCCCGGCGCCGCGACGCTGCAAAGCAAGCATGTGCTGGGACTCGACGCCGTGGAGGCCGCCCCCGCCATGGCCTTCCGCGGCCTGACCGCGCTGGACAGCTATCGGGCGCTCAACTGCCTGACGTCCGCCATCTATTATGAGGCGGGGAACGAGCCGGAGGACGGCCAGCGCGCCGTCGCGCAGGTGGTGCTGAACCGCGTCCGCAACCCCGCCTGGCCCAGGAGCGTCTGCGGCGTCATCTATCAGGGGTCTGAACGCACCGACTATCGCTGCCAGTTCACCTTCAGTTGCGACGGCGCCATGGCGCGCATGGCGAGCGCGGAAGGATGGGCGCGCGCCCGCCGCATCGCCGCCCAGGCGCTGTCCGGCTTGGTCTACCGGCCCGTGGGCCTCGCCACCTATTACCATACGCTGGCGGTGCGGCCGGAATGGGCCGGGGCGATGCGGCCGGTGGCGGTGATCGGTGCGCATATCTTCTACCGTCCAGCCGGGGCAGGCGGCACGGCCGCCGCTTTCCGCATTGCCTATTCGGGGCGGGAAACGCAGTCGGGGCCTGCCCGGTCGGCATGGCCCGCGAAGCCCCCCATGTTCGATCCGGCCGTGGCGACGCCCATTATCGCGCCGCCCTCCGCGGCTCTGCCCCTTGCCGGAACCGCCGGCGCTCCGCCCGCCGACGCGCCGGGCCTTCCCCAGTCGGCGGTCCGCCCCGAATATCGCAACAGCGGTCGCCCGCTGATCTGA